The Fictibacillus arsenicus genome contains a region encoding:
- a CDS encoding ABC transporter ATP-binding protein, with protein MGNPVLEVKNLKTSFLTEDGAIPAVDGVDFHINPGEVLGIVGESGCGKSVTSLSVMGLVPTPPGKIEGEILFKGENLASAPEKRMRQIRGNEIGMIFQEPMTSLNPVITIGDQLIESLRIHRKWSKKEAWGKAIEMLKLVGLPRAEELVKEYPHQLSGGMRQRVMIAMAMICDPKLLIADEPTTALDVTIQAQILDLMKRLNKETDTAIMMITHDLGVVAEMCERVVVMYAGKVVEEGDVKTIFQNPQHPYTVGLIKSVPDMREKVGRLYSIPGNVPKPGSIKSGCSFAPRCEHAGTRCITETPHLKTQEGSHQVRCWLYEEKGVNLHESDTAIS; from the coding sequence ATGGGGAATCCTGTTTTAGAAGTTAAGAACCTGAAAACTTCTTTCCTGACAGAGGATGGCGCAATTCCAGCTGTTGACGGTGTCGATTTTCACATCAATCCCGGCGAAGTATTAGGAATTGTTGGTGAGTCCGGCTGCGGCAAAAGCGTAACATCTCTATCTGTTATGGGCTTAGTACCTACCCCGCCTGGGAAGATCGAAGGGGAAATTCTCTTTAAAGGTGAAAATCTTGCTTCTGCACCAGAAAAAAGGATGCGGCAAATTAGAGGCAATGAGATCGGAATGATTTTTCAGGAGCCGATGACAAGCTTGAATCCGGTTATCACAATCGGTGACCAGCTTATTGAATCACTGCGCATACATAGAAAGTGGTCAAAGAAAGAAGCATGGGGCAAAGCGATTGAAATGCTTAAACTTGTTGGATTGCCAAGAGCTGAAGAGCTTGTAAAAGAGTATCCGCATCAGTTATCGGGAGGTATGCGTCAGCGTGTCATGATCGCGATGGCCATGATCTGTGATCCGAAGCTTCTAATCGCGGACGAGCCTACAACTGCTCTTGATGTGACGATTCAAGCCCAAATTCTAGACTTAATGAAGCGGTTAAACAAAGAAACAGATACTGCCATTATGATGATAACTCATGATCTTGGTGTAGTTGCTGAAATGTGTGAACGTGTAGTTGTTATGTATGCTGGAAAAGTAGTGGAAGAGGGCGATGTGAAAACCATTTTCCAAAACCCGCAGCATCCATATACAGTTGGATTGATCAAGTCAGTACCAGATATGAGGGAGAAGGTTGGAAGGCTTTATTCCATCCCTGGGAATGTTCCAAAGCCTGGTTCCATAAAGTCAGGCTGTTCATTCGCACCGCGCTGTGAGCATGCGGGAACAAGATGTATAACTGAAACTCCTCATCTTAAAACTCAAGAAGGCAGCCATCAGGTGAGATGCTGGCTTTATGAGGAGAAGGGAGTGAACCTGCATGAGTCAGACACAGCCATTAGTTAA
- a CDS encoding ABC transporter ATP-binding protein: MSQTQPLVKVENLKMHFPIKGGVLGKQVGEVKAVDGISFFIKKGETLGLVGESGCGKSTTGRMLLRLLEPTEGKIYFEGEDITKLSTNAMRKKRREMQMVFQDPFASLNPRHTVEKILEEPLIVHGVKDKAERKRRVKELLEVVGLSSWHAKRYPHQFSGGQRQRIGIARALAVNPKLIIADEPVSALDVSIQSQVLNLMQDLQKEFDLTYLFIAHDLGVVRHISDRVGVMYLGHIVELADSEKLYDNPKHPYTQALLSAVPIPDVEHQKDRVILQGDVPSPSNPPAGCPFHTRCPAAMEHCASVKPVLKEVAEGHYAACHLYE, translated from the coding sequence ATGAGTCAGACACAGCCATTAGTTAAAGTAGAGAATCTTAAAATGCATTTTCCGATAAAAGGCGGAGTGCTTGGCAAACAAGTCGGCGAAGTAAAGGCTGTAGATGGTATTTCCTTTTTTATAAAAAAAGGAGAAACACTTGGACTCGTAGGGGAGAGCGGATGCGGCAAGTCCACAACAGGACGAATGCTCTTACGCCTTTTAGAACCTACTGAAGGAAAAATTTACTTCGAAGGCGAAGATATTACTAAACTTTCAACGAACGCGATGAGAAAGAAACGCCGCGAAATGCAGATGGTGTTTCAGGATCCCTTCGCATCACTCAATCCGCGTCATACGGTTGAAAAGATTTTAGAAGAACCTTTAATCGTTCACGGTGTAAAGGACAAAGCTGAACGAAAAAGAAGAGTGAAAGAATTGCTTGAAGTAGTAGGGCTCAGCAGCTGGCATGCTAAACGCTATCCTCACCAATTTTCAGGAGGACAGCGCCAGCGGATAGGGATTGCAAGAGCTCTTGCTGTTAATCCGAAGCTGATCATAGCGGACGAGCCTGTATCTGCGTTGGATGTTTCCATTCAATCGCAAGTGCTGAACCTGATGCAGGACCTGCAGAAAGAATTCGATTTAACCTATCTGTTCATCGCACATGATTTGGGAGTTGTACGCCATATCAGTGACAGAGTTGGAGTGATGTATCTGGGGCATATCGTGGAACTTGCCGATAGTGAAAAACTATACGACAACCCGAAACACCCATACACACAGGCATTATTATCTGCCGTTCCGATTCCAGATGTTGAACATCAAAAGGACCGCGTCATTCTTCAAGGGGATGTACCGAGTCCGTCAAATCCGCCAGCCGGCTGTCCTTTTCATACGAGATGCCCTGCGGCGATGGAACATTGTGCATCAGTAAAACCGGTTTTAAAAGAAGTTGCTGAAGGCCACTACGCTGCCTGCCATTTATACGAATAA
- a CDS encoding ABC transporter substrate-binding protein, producing MKKSLLTLFALMLALSLALAGCSSGSDSSKGGDDEKVDPNNVMIYGRGGDSVALDPAVVTDGESFIVTEQIYEPLVNYGKDNTDIVAGLAKKWDISEDGLTYTFTLEEGVKFHDGEKFNADAVVKNFERWAKSKDEEKFYYYKSMFGGFEGDEGHVIESVKADGDYKVVFKLKRPQAPFLKNIAMSPFAIASPKSLDGDKLSKEPVGTGPFKFKSWKPNDTIVLEKNADYWVKDLPKLDGVTFKVIKDNSSRLNALTKGEIDLMDGLNPSDMKSVSDNGKLQLFERPSMNVGYLGFNVEKAPFDKKEVRQAISHLIDKQAIIDNFFEGTAEPAKNPMPPSINGYNDSIQDRAYDEAKAKELLAAAGLPDGFKMDLWAMPVARPYMPNGQKVAEAIQANLAKVGIEANIVTFEWGTYLEKTRNGEAPVFMLGWTGDNGDADNFLYTLLDKDNIGSNNYSRYKNDEVHKLLLEAQSNPDEDARADLYKKAQEIIHEDAPWVPLVHSKPQLAGASKIKGFVPHPTGSQSFAETSFE from the coding sequence ATGAAGAAAAGTCTATTAACTTTATTTGCTTTAATGCTTGCTTTATCTCTTGCTTTGGCAGGATGTTCATCAGGCAGTGACAGCAGCAAAGGTGGAGACGACGAAAAAGTCGATCCGAATAATGTTATGATCTACGGCCGCGGCGGGGATTCCGTTGCACTTGATCCGGCAGTTGTAACAGACGGTGAATCATTCATCGTTACAGAACAAATCTATGAGCCGCTAGTAAACTACGGCAAAGACAACACAGATATCGTTGCTGGACTTGCTAAAAAGTGGGATATCTCAGAAGATGGGTTAACGTACACTTTCACACTTGAAGAAGGCGTTAAGTTCCATGATGGCGAGAAGTTCAATGCTGACGCTGTTGTTAAAAACTTCGAGCGCTGGGCAAAGAGTAAAGACGAGGAGAAATTCTACTACTACAAATCTATGTTTGGCGGATTTGAAGGAGACGAAGGCCACGTAATCGAAAGCGTTAAAGCTGATGGAGATTACAAGGTTGTATTCAAGCTTAAGCGTCCTCAAGCTCCGTTCTTAAAGAACATTGCTATGAGCCCGTTTGCGATTGCTAGCCCTAAGTCATTAGATGGCGATAAGTTAAGCAAAGAGCCAGTAGGAACAGGGCCTTTCAAATTCAAGAGCTGGAAGCCGAATGACACAATCGTTCTTGAAAAGAATGCTGACTATTGGGTAAAAGATCTTCCAAAGCTTGATGGTGTTACATTTAAAGTAATAAAAGATAACTCTTCTCGTTTAAACGCATTAACAAAAGGCGAGATCGATCTAATGGATGGTCTAAACCCATCTGATATGAAGAGTGTTTCTGATAATGGCAAACTACAATTGTTTGAGCGTCCTTCTATGAACGTTGGTTACCTAGGATTTAACGTTGAAAAAGCTCCATTTGACAAGAAAGAAGTACGTCAGGCAATCAGCCACTTGATCGACAAGCAAGCGATCATTGATAACTTCTTTGAAGGAACTGCAGAGCCGGCTAAAAACCCAATGCCTCCTTCAATCAATGGCTATAATGACAGCATCCAAGACCGTGCTTATGACGAAGCAAAAGCTAAAGAACTTTTAGCTGCAGCTGGTCTTCCTGATGGATTCAAAATGGATCTATGGGCAATGCCTGTAGCTCGTCCATATATGCCAAACGGACAAAAAGTAGCGGAAGCAATCCAAGCAAACCTTGCAAAAGTTGGCATCGAAGCTAACATTGTAACGTTTGAGTGGGGTACGTACCTTGAAAAGACACGTAATGGTGAAGCGCCAGTGTTCATGCTAGGCTGGACTGGTGATAACGGAGATGCTGATAACTTCCTTTACACATTGCTTGATAAAGACAACATTGGTTCTAACAACTATTCTCGTTACAAAAACGATGAAGTTCATAAGCTATTGCTAGAAGCGCAATCCAACCCTGATGAAGATGCTCGTGCTGACCTTTACAAGAAAGCACAAGAAATCATTCATGAAGATGCTCCATGGGTACCGCTTGTTCACTCTAAGCCTCAGTTAGCTGGAGCTAGCAAAATTAAAGGATTTGTTCCGCATCCTACAGGATCTCAATCTTTTGCGGAAACATCTTTCGAATAA